TTTTTTCCCAATTCGATCAACTCTATTTTTCGTGTGAACTCGGGACTCGCAAGCCGGCTGAAGAATACTTTCAGTGGATTCAGACGGATTATCCAGGAATGCGTTACGTGCTGATCGACGACAACGCGACTAACGTGGAAGCCGCAGGTTACGTAGGTTGGGACACGTTTCGGTTCAGTTCCAAAAATCCTTCCGAACTCGGAGAATTTTTTAAAAGCCAGTACCCCAATTATCTTTGATCTCCGCGCCCGGATAAGCCTCGTCTCTGGTATCGATGAGAAGACCCATACGATCGATATAAAAGACGAATTCTCCTTTTTTCTGAAAAGGGCCAGGAATCAATCGGATCGCCGCGATCTCGAAGGGATAGCGAAGACTTCTATTGAGCCTTGTGTTCCTTGCGGGAATCTCCAGCTTCTTCTCGATTCTTTTCCAACCGTCAAAACTCAGATCGCTCAGTTCGATCACGATTTCTTTGGACCTGTATTGATGAAGAACCAATTCTATCTTTGCATTTTGGGAAGAAGCATACATCCAAAAAAAGATCCGAGTTGGTGCGCCTATCGGAAGACGGATCTTTTCTTTTGGACGAATCTCCAAATGAGCGTGTTTTGGATTTTCAAAAAAGGTCTGGACCATCATCGAACGATAATCGTTCGCCGGAGCCA
The Leptospira stimsonii DNA segment above includes these coding regions:
- a CDS encoding flagellar assembly protein FlaA, translated to MISILSGSFTGLPSAPVKREEDEISRVLILEKILSEWKQYNLFLVDSFDGERPWEIYRGVSFLNEIRFQAQIPSHGAFSKEREFYPTLAPANDYRSMMVQTFFENPKHAHLEIRPKEKIRLPIGAPTRIFFWMYASSQNAKIELVLHQYRSKEIVIELSDLSFDGWKRIEKKLEIPARNTRLNRSLRYPFEIAAIRLIPGPFQKKGEFVFYIDRMGLLIDTRDEAYPGAEIKDNWGTGF